The DNA sequence TTCTGATAGATGTACTTAACAAACGTAACAAAATTGCTTACATAAAAGCTTACAATAACATTACCACTAaaacctttgtaacagttacacagcagcattaactagttttatgtgaacTTAATGGTACAtcaacataaaacaaagtgttataaatgtacattaaaaaagagaaaaatgcaTTCACGAagttaataactttagaaaagcatcatcatacgagtacgaaattctattctatatacaacatttctatgaaatatttgtgattttagagagcagtgcaccaatgatAGGTGGCGACAATGCCCCATAAGGAGTTGGTCGCCTTtaaacaagaagaagaagaagtgcaccaatgggacttttattttgctctggtgacgtgacgtcataaagctgcgcgcgctcctcatctgttgtgattcacctacagaaaggtttgtggttttaaagtttttaaacaaatggatattgttgcatcaattgaagcgtttttacaagctatgtaaaataaatcataacTATTAAATctaacgttgtaatgctttatttactgTTACTTAAGACGTTAGTAACAGAGAATGTGCATCTCATTTTTCTCTCTATATCGTGAATCAATCgagtgatgataagaagtgagagactcagaatccgaatcatttgaatcaaataatttgtgaaatgattcagtgattcgattcagcggcacgcggactacaaaccacaacaacaaacacaaacgagtgaatcacaaccgagaatgatttcatgaaagtgtaatatattagatatggcATGCAAATCAAAAATAACCTACCTAAATATGAACCTTCTtggtaatttgtatattttatacattttataaagaagtctattaactctctgactgtcttaATAATGCACTACTggactaggagctgattgagatgcacccagagatttagttttcattgattttttttttatttttattattctcatcttaaacaggacaaagtgtacaaacataggaaaaactcctggagaatcaacagagatccacgtgacacactattataaagatggcgtttattaaagaggagagtgaggacatgaagattgaagaaacattgaaacatgaagatactgaggaacaaagaaagatggcgtttattaaagaggagaccgaagacatgaagattgaagaaacattgaaacatgaagatactgaggaacaaagaaagatggcgtttattaaagaggagagtgaagacatgaagattgaagaaacattcagagtcaaacatgaagatgctgaggaacaaacaggttggttttcattctcaaagctgaattcACTACAGAAATGTCACAGGAGTGTAGAAATGTtaagacatttgacagaagtgttgagatcacatgtcAAATACTAACGCTTCCTTCAATATCCTGCGTTCACACTGAGCATTTGTTTTCAATGCattatgagatcatgcatttaagttgtaacaataatatggaattagcctaaaaaaattatatatttttcagtaacattaaacccaatatctgcttctaatattaaaaccattgatttctagcacttaggcgaattatgcaaaagtatctaagaaAATTATTAATGTGAAAGTCATTTgcacaaaccttgaaatgtaagtGATCACATTTAGCTACTGCATGCTgactacatttagtcatttagagagtttgataagcaaataaaacagccagtggacACTAAAGCTACATCTAAATTAATCCGTATACAAAATTACATCCATCAATTTAATTTGATAAATACCACAGATACCGCATGCTTATTTATGTTAGAGCTGATGAAATTGTAATGAGAATATTGCTTGTAAATAAATTACTTGaacaacaaattatttttttatttattattacatataactttttacttttttcttcaaaTGGATGATTAATTTAGCTGTCTAAAGCGCATATCAAGTCTTAATGTCAAGCTCTGGGGGCTGTTTCAAAAAAGACGCTCAGAAAAGCTGGAATTAAAGTCCAAAACGTGACCTGAAATAATCAAACAAATCTATTGGGGTTAAAGTGgtaccataaatgaccatttCATTAAATACAATCTCACTCATTTGACCCAGGTTCAGTGAGTCAAGATAATTTGATGTGCACGCTTATTCTTAAAGCAGTCCTTAATGTCGATTATAGATCAGATTGATCCACCATGGCAAATATATTTGTACTGTTAAATACATTTGAGATGTTGTTTTCCTCAGTTattctgaggaaaacatacatttagctaaaatatgtgttgttggacattaactgtgacatgtattattattaaccgTAATGTAAGTGCATTATTATCTTGGAAGTAAATGTAAATCAAATGTAAGCTGACTGATACAGTCCTAGTTATTAGCTCAAATGAGTAAATTTCAGTTCCTcttcccagttaaaatgtaggctggtttctattatttctatttaaatttagTGTTTTAAAAACTAGAGATAGAAGATACAGCTGTTATAAAACCACAGGCTCAATCTGGTTAAAAAGTTTTAACCAGATTGAGCCTGTGTCTCTTTAGTTTTTAGGAGTTATTATTGGTAAGATGAAACCATCTTCTTACTATATGGACATTGTCCCTTCACACTTTTATTTCAcactaaatatttagagaattatAAATAGCAGTCTCACCTCAGGTGTTGCACCACAGAATTTGAAACATGCAATAGTGGAACCATTGATTAAAAAGGCAAATTTGGACCTGTATCAAAACTGCCATTTCTTCCCAAAGTGTTAGAGAAGGTTGTATTAATACAACTGCTGTCTTTTCTATATTTACATGGGGTTCAGGAAGTGCTCCAGTCAGGTTTTAAATCCTTGTAAAAGTTTTTACTGACCTGTTATTAGCTACTGCCTTTGGTAATTATGCTTTCCTCTTGCTTTTAGATCTTACAGCGGCATTTGACACTGTAGACCACAATATCTTGGTTTCTCAATTAGAAAATTGCATTGGTTTTAAGGGTACTGCGTAGGAATGGTGTCCTCTTCAGCGTCATTCTCATGTGGAGTTCCTCAAGGTCCATTCTTGGGCCTGTTCTGTTCTCTATATATTTGCTTCCTGTAGGGTCCATCTGTAGGAAGTCTGGCATctcgtttcatttttatgtagATGATTCTCAGCTTTATCTGCCTTTGAAAAGGAAAGATGCAAAGTCGAAAGGACCATTGTTGGACTGTTTTCAAGAAATTTAAGCCTGGTTGACTCTAAatcttttttaaagtttaatgaagaaaagaaaagttgtGGTATTTGGATCTAGAGGTGCTTGTGACTCTTCTCAGTTGGATCTTGGTGTTTTAAGATTATATGTGAAGCCCAATGTTAAAAATGTGGGTGTTATTATGGAGTGAAAACTGGGTATACAGGTTAATTCAGTAATTAAAGCTAGTTGTTTTCAGTTGAGGAAATTATCCAAAGTGAAGTCTTTTCTATCTTTAAGTGACTTAGAAAAAGTTATACATATGTTTAGATATTAACCAGGCTTCTCTAACACATTTGCAGTTGGTACAGAATGCTGCTGCTGGTATGTTGACAGGAACACAAATGAGAACATATTACACCAATTCTGGCACCTCTCCATTGGTTTCCTGTTCATGTTATAATGGATTTTAATCGATTTTGGTTTTATTGTTTAAATCACTAAATGGACTAGCATATTCTGACTTAATACAGCTATACACTCCAACAAGAGCATTTAGATCCACTGAGCATTTACTTTTGTTTCTTCCTCACATGAGGTTACAAACCGGGGGACCTAGTCTTAAAACTCATTTTTACTCGTTGGCTTTTAACAAAGTATGAGAGTTAAGTTTTTATGATTGTGTTGGACTTGTCTGTTTTACAGTGGTgtaaaaaagtgttggcccccttcctgattatcaattttttaaagtttgttacactttaatatttcaggtcatcaaacaaatttaaatattaatcaaagataacacaagatgCAGTTTATTATATCgcaaatattgcgattgcgatgcgATTTTCGATTTTTGCGTTCAATACATAAAAAGTCaagtgcataaaacaaaaattatgaataatatatgttgttacttttacgacacagagggttaaaaaaactagaggtcgaccgattttggtttttaccgataccgatagctaggttggaccacactggccgataccgattaattaaccgatagttttgaaaatggatactgaaaggaaactaaaatagtgctctactagtttttaaaaaagtacaaaaccatactttgtaaattaataaaaatattaatatgaattatatattgatcattaaagttattttatagttcattaatgttaagaaaataaatctttacattttaacaatatgtaaaatagcagtttctatgctttttgtttacatttgtaatctctgtatgtcagtactgccatcttaaaattaaggttcaatttaattagattttatattaaatttaattcgtgcagaattcactttattttttatatatataagcaggctactttttaaaacaatagacagtaacatatgacagtggctgctttaacaggcttcaatgaatgcacagatctatttcgatatatcagatgttttgtcctgctctttaAACTAGTTTCATATAAAAGTAttagaaaatgcaagtgcatttaaccgcatctgcaattgagctttttaggatgaacaaacacaaagagaaagtgaaagtgaaagtctgTATCTGTGcgtgagttttgtgcatctaatagtactagtactgcattacaaccggcagaaatgaaggcatatctaaagtaaaacactgcgggtgGATGCACACTGTCAAACAATCCGCACATGTCTCATAGTGCAAactctgtgcaatgaagcccgccacGTCTCTAGCGAGCACACatgccatatgcggggaaaaacacaagctcgttgaaaagaggattgcgatgcatcggagaatccatttttcacTCACCCTTAATAAAACTGTGCAAAAGTGCAGCGCTTCGTTGTGCGGACAACTGGCAgcgcaggtatcacacacacacaggatgcgtcgcgtgtagttcaaggggaagtctaaaggggaagtttatttaatcaccaaaccggcaaatgtttacttaaagaattatcaaaaaagcggcaaagattagtttaaagagATCAAACGAAACGAGAAAGGGTGatatatattgttgtagccatttaagaatttttttctgtttgacattgtttaaatattattagtttattacgaaagaagtttttcctcgtctctctctaaatttgttgcattttattccCTATAGGAGACAAAAATGGTACAGAAACATTAAGATCAGTCTGTGTATAGATATATATGTAGAtcctaaactctgtcattaaatttcctagattttttttattattaattgtataatgGCCAGCCTAATCTCTGTAGGGTACTGTAACGTTCCCAGTTACTTTGCACCGGTCAAGCTACGAGAATTTAAAAGGGGGGAATCATCTTCTTTGCAAATATCAAACTGGTCTTATGTGAAAGAGTTAAATTGCCAAATACAACATTGATGTTTCTTTCTGCATGTTTTCAATCAATACATTGGTCAGACACAACTCTTCAAATAGTGCAAAACACCTACATTCAAATACAATTCCACAAATTTACCGTGCATATAAGTACATGTGTGAGAAGAATGGATATGGTCCACAGACTCCAAAACAGGTTGAGATCATAAACAGTCCTTGAAGCGAAAGTAACCAATCCTATCTGTATATGAGaaaatgacaagctgatgtccTAAACTTGAATGTCCAGTCTGCACCAAGGACCCTCAGATATATGCCAAATAATTGGCTTCAGCCAattgttactgcacagtgctgcgagatccagtgaaaagtgttgaATTCGCCCAtaatgaattaaggttgctgaaagatcagtgagaatcattcaaattctgctcagaattctgttataaacagcgctgaggtatgtcagacaaccagaagtcacaccaacttaagcaaagtcgTAAGTTATTACAGTATTGATTTCAGGGTTTgcacaaccttttgagagagaaattcaagcacttttcaatgactttcaagcattttgcacaaccattttaagcactttaaagctcttgtgatccaatttgaatgttatcttgatggccaaaatatactttgtggtaaacaaacacttatgtcaaattaaaaacataaaataacgattataaccagtatatggcaataataatctgtatattttatgcatatacaattgaTAGTTTATGTgaggattgttttaaaatcacctaaaatAAAAGCTGTTACATATTAACTGTTAGCCTGttagcctattaaatgttgggctttcaattctactgtaatgttgaatggacttaattaatatgtaaaactgagagaaaattcatttaatagagacaccagtagcaatatcaatacttcattaataataggctacttggtaaaaagatgctattaaacacatatttaaaaatattgtgttATTTCTACCTTAATTAggaggttcattgtgaaattatgacagtataaatgtataaatatgcgattattcatgattaattacaaaaaaatgagatttttattattttttattattgattgacagacagcaccttaaccttttatagatgttggtttTGGTCATATTTGTACATATTAGTGAATatgaattttaatgtaattgtataggccccctagaaaaggatcgggacggcccccatccccttggcccgcttcaaatttccagttcgataatccggccctcaaatggatctaattgaatagccctgaacTACACCATTAACCATCCCATACAAGAGAGAACACAGAATAACTAATTAAACTCAATTAAGAAAAAACACAGTAAGAACAAACAGAACCTATCACTTACTCTACTACTTCCTGTTTTAGCTAGTACAGATTGAGCTACACGTTTCCCTCTAGTGGCAAGTATGAACATGTCAAACAGAAGACTCTGACAAAACCTGTGACAGACAGTGACTGTTACAGTACTGGCTGAgaaggatcaggtttggacaccctggtataggcTCTAGAATACATGctttacatatctacatgttttgatgttaattgttttgtgccactaaactggggttaacttttattcctttttttccaccttagacctaacagcgctgaaagaggagagagaagatctgaatgaatctgaagagaaagatcaggttttttgttccttacagtctgaaaagacttctaaacaaaaaagagctcaaactacaggaaCTAGGAGTTATTTTTCCTGCGTTCAATGTGGAAAaattttcactcaaaaaggaagccttaaaacgcatatgagtattcacactggagagaagccgtacacttgccaacagtgtggaaagagtttcatcctaaaaggacaccttaacagacacatgatgattcacactggagagaagcctcttacctgccaacagtgtggaaagagtttcatcctaaaaggacaccttaacagacacatgatgattcacactggagagaagcctcttacctgccaacagtgtggaaagagtttcatcctaaaaggacaccttaacagacacatgatgattcacattggagagaagcctcttacctgccaacagtgtggaaagagtttcattctaaaaggatgccttaacagacacataagacttcacactggagagaagccttacacatccaaacagtgtgaaaagagtttcactctaagtggaaaccttgaagtccaccagaaaattcacaccatggagagcccttttacctgccaacagtgtggaaaaattTTCACttcaaaaggaagccttaacagacacatgataattcacactggagagaagccttacacatgctctcaatgtggaaagagtttcgctcaaagtggaaaccttaaagtccaccagaaaactcacaccatggagagcccttttacctgccagtggtgtgaaaagagtttcaatgaaaaaggaagccttaacagacacatgatgattcacactggagagaagccttactcatgcaaactgtgtggaaagagtttcaatgaaaaaggagcccttaaaaggcacatgtttgttcatactggagagaagcctcacacatgcaaacagtgtgggaaaagttttagtctaaaaggaagccttgaaaggcacatgaaaattcataatagagagaaGCCCAACAGATCCTCTAAGTGTAGagtgaatttaaaacaaaatgtatataatgGAACTTTCTCATTCAAATgtaaagcattatgttttgtccatagtacactttaagctcagtccaacacaatatagcttgttgacacggtaatgcataaaagagtaaggaataatatggatgtgtttgctctgtttacaatgtaagaacttcacatttgtatcatgaattgaaaagagatctcacagaAGGTGCAGATTTTggttgaagcacaataaaggacattgttagcatttttaacatcaccgTTTCGGGTTACAACTTCAACCCTTGGtccctgagaaagggaaggagacgcgaggacatacagagacaggctcctccctccgtcgtctccACCTT is a window from the Garra rufa unplaced genomic scaffold, GarRuf1.0 hap1_unplaced_002, whole genome shotgun sequence genome containing:
- the LOC141305422 gene encoding uncharacterized protein, which codes for MAFIKEESEDMKIEETLKHEDTEEQRKMAFIKEETEDMKIEETLKHEDTEEQRKMAFIKEESEDMKIEETFRVKHEDAEEQTDLTALKEEREDLNESEEKDQVFCSLQSEKTSKQKRAQTTGTRSYFSCVQCGKIFTQKGSLKTHMSIHTGEKPYTCQQCGKSFILKGHLNRHMMIHTGEKPLTCQQCGKSFILKGHLNRHMMIHTGEKPLTCQQCGKSFILKGHLNRHMMIHIGEKPLTCQQCGKSFILKGCLNRHIRLHTGEKPYTSKQCEKSFTLSGNLEVHQKIHTMESPFTCQQCGKIFTSKGSLNRHMIIHTGEKPYTCSQCGKSFAQSGNLKVHQKTHTMESPFTCQWCEKSFNEKGSLNRHMMIHTGEKPYSCKLCGKSFNEKGALKRHMFVHTGEKPHTCKQCGKSFSLKGSLERHMRIHTGEKPYTCQQCGKSFTLKGHLNRHMKVHTGEKPYRCKQCGKSFAEGGNLKIHQKIHTMENPSTCQQCGKSFNQKESLNRHMRVHTGEKPYSCKLCGKSFSEKGTLNKHMRVHTGEKPYSCKLCGKSFNQKGTLNKHMRVHTGEKPYTCSQCGNCFSLKGSLDRHMKIHNRE